Proteins found in one Scardovia inopinata JCM 12537 genomic segment:
- a CDS encoding FAD:protein FMN transferase: MTAPTDPFSPLTATGEPYIFPIPGALGTGIIISSSREISQENQTSIKNFIHSFEGVLSRFLPQSLVSHLSDPGFLDRNGGIITFPDYLSPLFTICDDLYTATDGAFDPCVGEDLVRLGYSQSFELIKAEEPIKIYADLSGEGSTRGKTPGERNPEGRNPKERKKRKKIHRLQWESLRQAGPGSTLTVSQPVTVDFGAVGKGFLVDVIADKLLSTNCGSFTINAGGDLYFSHAGAAKAFSKTLPANRAFCPDGESQAAANQVALEDPEDSKKALGIVTVDRSHEFGCSLCASSTSRRHWLVEDQKQSVIRMNHIVNAINAAAADNVIATWALVENQQFSTAWADGVATALFLCNPQKLYAKLPHLEFEFFQFFTDRSAAFSPGFPATIMDMAPGAKKY; encoded by the coding sequence ATGACAGCGCCAACAGATCCTTTTTCACCCCTGACCGCAACGGGCGAACCTTATATTTTCCCCATTCCCGGAGCTCTAGGGACAGGAATAATTATTAGCAGCAGCCGTGAAATCAGCCAAGAGAATCAAACTTCTATAAAAAATTTTATTCATTCTTTTGAAGGGGTTCTTTCCCGTTTTCTCCCTCAGTCACTAGTTTCCCACCTTTCTGACCCGGGTTTTCTTGATCGGAATGGGGGAATAATTACTTTTCCTGATTATCTCAGTCCCCTATTCACCATATGTGATGATCTTTATACAGCAACTGATGGTGCTTTCGACCCATGCGTTGGCGAAGACCTAGTCCGTCTGGGTTATTCTCAGTCTTTTGAATTAATAAAAGCAGAAGAACCTATAAAAATTTATGCAGACTTAAGTGGAGAAGGAAGTACCAGGGGAAAAACTCCTGGAGAAAGAAACCCTGAGGGAAGAAACCCCAAGGAAAGAAAAAAGCGCAAAAAAATTCATCGTCTACAGTGGGAGTCTCTGCGACAAGCTGGGCCAGGAAGCACTCTGACTGTCAGTCAGCCGGTTACCGTGGATTTCGGTGCTGTGGGCAAGGGATTCCTGGTCGATGTAATAGCCGACAAACTCCTGTCAACAAACTGTGGATCTTTCACCATTAATGCCGGCGGTGATTTATATTTCTCCCACGCTGGGGCAGCGAAAGCTTTTTCAAAGACTCTGCCGGCCAATAGGGCCTTCTGCCCGGACGGGGAAAGCCAAGCGGCAGCAAACCAAGTTGCTCTGGAAGATCCGGAAGATAGCAAGAAGGCTTTAGGAATCGTGACCGTCGATCGCTCGCATGAATTCGGCTGCTCCCTGTGCGCCTCTTCCACCAGCCGCCGTCACTGGCTGGTGGAAGATCAAAAGCAATCGGTTATCCGCATGAATCACATTGTCAATGCTATCAATGCAGCTGCGGCAGACAACGTCATCGCGACCTGGGCCTTGGTTGAAAATCAGCAATTTTCTACCGCCTGGGCAGATGGGGTGGCAACTGCTTTATTTCTGTGTAATCCACAGAAGCTTTATGCAAAACTACCCCATCTAGAATTCGAGTTTTTCCAATTTTTCACCGATAGGTCGGCTGCTTTCTCCCCTGGCTTTCCTGCGACGATCATGGATATGGCACCAGGTGCTAAAAAATACTAG